The Methanocella arvoryzae MRE50 genome includes a region encoding these proteins:
- a CDS encoding GNAT family N-acetyltransferase, translated as MTIALIDNKKVWDDFIDQSPQGQLFHKWDALKIIEKHTGYKLFTYAVYKGNAIIGVFPVFYRNINGIKAIFSPPPNTCVPYMGFAMCTEYSGLKQKRKEHYLSSVVDEVNAEINKLGPNFISANIIPGFIDVRPFKWNHYAGDLNFTFIIDLERPLEDIMASFDSTCKKNIKKMEKLDLPIEPTTDVETFYDIMNRRYNEQGIKMPMISAKYLKDIREAFPDNIKLYFLYNEGKVAGLNGNIEYKDKVTLWLGNANMHMDFAANDYLVWQFIKSAKERGFKRLEIQGAGEKRLSEFKSKFSPTLELCHYIYKKDNLGKLAEVAYANIVRKKWV; from the coding sequence ATGACCATTGCACTGATAGACAATAAAAAAGTATGGGATGATTTTATCGATCAGAGCCCCCAGGGCCAGCTGTTTCACAAGTGGGACGCGCTGAAGATCATCGAAAAGCACACCGGGTACAAGCTGTTTACCTACGCTGTCTACAAAGGCAATGCCATCATAGGGGTTTTCCCGGTGTTTTACCGGAACATCAACGGCATCAAGGCGATCTTTTCCCCGCCTCCCAACACCTGCGTGCCATACATGGGCTTTGCCATGTGCACTGAGTACTCGGGCTTAAAGCAGAAGCGTAAGGAGCACTACCTCTCCTCCGTGGTGGACGAGGTGAACGCGGAGATCAACAAGCTTGGCCCCAATTTCATTTCGGCCAACATCATCCCCGGGTTCATCGACGTCCGGCCTTTCAAGTGGAACCACTACGCGGGAGACCTGAATTTCACCTTCATCATAGACCTGGAGCGGCCCCTCGAGGACATCATGGCCAGCTTCGACTCGACCTGCAAAAAGAACATCAAAAAAATGGAGAAGCTGGACCTACCCATAGAGCCGACTACGGACGTGGAGACCTTCTACGACATCATGAACCGCCGGTACAACGAGCAGGGCATCAAGATGCCCATGATCAGCGCGAAGTACCTGAAAGACATCCGGGAAGCATTTCCTGACAACATCAAGCTCTATTTCCTCTACAACGAGGGCAAAGTAGCCGGGCTCAACGGGAACATCGAATATAAAGACAAAGTCACGCTCTGGCTCGGCAACGCTAACATGCACATGGACTTCGCAGCCAATGACTATCTGGTGTGGCAGTTCATCAAGAGCGCCAAAGAGCGGGGCTTCAAGAGGCTCGAAATTCAGGGGGCCGGTGAAAAGCGCCTCTCAGAATTCAAGTCCAAGTTCAGCCCTACCCTGGAGCTGTGCCACTACATCTACAAGAAGGACAACCTGGGCAAGCTGGCAGAGGTCGCCTACGCGAACATCGTCAGAAAGAAATGGGTGTGA
- a CDS encoding AglZ/HisF2 family acetamidino modification protein: MLQIRVIPCLLLQGDGLVKTVQFKDPKYVGDPINAVRIYNKKEVDELIFLDIMASRKKSLFGPKATGPRVDLIAKISDECFMPLAYGGGIKTVEQVRDILGTGVEKVIINTQAVEDPAFVRRAADIFGSQSIVVAIDARRRPDGKYEVYTHGGAKPCGLDPAAHARRMEEMGAGEIFINSVDRDGMMNGYDLELIKSVSSAVKVPVIACGGAGKIDDFAPAVKAGASAVAAGSFFVFHGKRRAVLINYPARAELGSVLDAGQEPSPSAGGAM; encoded by the coding sequence ATGCTACAGATCAGAGTAATCCCATGCCTGCTGCTCCAGGGCGACGGCCTGGTGAAGACCGTACAGTTCAAAGACCCGAAATACGTCGGCGACCCCATCAACGCAGTGCGCATCTACAACAAGAAAGAGGTAGACGAGCTCATCTTTCTCGACATCATGGCCTCCCGCAAGAAGAGCCTCTTCGGGCCTAAAGCCACCGGCCCGAGAGTGGACCTGATCGCCAAAATCTCGGACGAGTGCTTCATGCCCCTCGCTTATGGCGGCGGCATTAAGACTGTAGAGCAGGTGCGGGACATCCTTGGCACAGGAGTGGAAAAAGTGATCATCAACACCCAGGCCGTCGAAGACCCGGCGTTCGTCCGCAGGGCAGCCGACATCTTCGGCAGCCAGAGTATCGTCGTGGCCATCGACGCCAGGCGCCGGCCGGACGGCAAATACGAGGTGTACACCCATGGCGGCGCTAAGCCCTGTGGTCTCGACCCCGCAGCTCACGCCAGGCGCATGGAAGAAATGGGCGCCGGGGAGATCTTCATCAACTCCGTCGACCGCGACGGCATGATGAACGGTTATGACCTTGAGTTGATCAAGTCCGTGTCCTCGGCGGTGAAAGTGCCTGTCATCGCCTGCGGAGGCGCCGGTAAAATAGATGATTTCGCCCCTGCGGTTAAGGCAGGCGCCTCGGCCGTCGCGGCCGGGAGCTTCTTCGTGTTCCATGGCAAGCGCCGGGCTGTGCTGATCAATTACCCGGCGAGAGCTGAGCTGGGCAGCGTACTGGATGCGGGACAGGAGCCCAGTCCGAGCGCAGGAGGTGCGATGTAA
- a CDS encoding polysaccharide deacetylase family protein, which produces MATLNIPDTLSKHPRMWDLYTLKHEYVPPREDVCRSIYVPKDRKQILRPVASSYLAHSGLKAEYPDGKKFAVMLSHDIDDVYPPLSHTLLSSVYHAKNLRLGKLRRELLWKVSGRHTSPYRNFKEIMEIERQYDAKSSFYFMTADRDIKRHRYDIEELESDLGYISDSGWEVGLHGGFYTCADLGEMKKEKARLEKVLGKQVVGYRNHYLRFRVPVTWELLAEAGFKYDTTLGYNDVLGCRNGMCHPFKPFSLKTGKEIDLVEIPLIIMDGTLFGASESFSEAWELAKRIIDDVERYNGVVTVLWHNNVFSSAFRETWKKIYINILKYSSGKNAWITSGEEIWKWSCRNDHCTDRQ; this is translated from the coding sequence GTGGCCACACTGAACATACCAGATACTTTAAGCAAGCACCCCCGGATGTGGGACCTCTACACTCTCAAACACGAGTACGTCCCGCCCCGGGAGGACGTGTGCCGTTCCATTTACGTGCCGAAGGACCGGAAACAGATACTCCGCCCTGTCGCCTCCAGCTACCTGGCCCACAGTGGCCTGAAGGCAGAATACCCTGACGGCAAAAAGTTCGCCGTCATGCTCTCCCACGACATCGACGACGTCTATCCTCCGTTATCCCACACGCTGCTGTCCTCCGTTTACCACGCGAAGAACCTGAGGCTGGGCAAGCTCCGGAGGGAACTGCTGTGGAAGGTCTCCGGCAGGCATACCAGCCCTTACCGGAATTTTAAGGAGATCATGGAGATCGAGAGGCAATACGATGCGAAGTCCTCGTTCTACTTCATGACCGCAGACAGGGACATCAAGCGGCACCGGTACGACATCGAAGAGCTGGAAAGCGATCTCGGCTACATATCCGACAGCGGCTGGGAAGTCGGGCTGCACGGCGGCTTTTACACCTGCGCCGACCTCGGGGAGATGAAGAAGGAAAAGGCCAGGCTGGAGAAAGTGCTCGGCAAACAGGTCGTCGGCTACCGGAACCACTACCTCCGGTTCAGGGTGCCCGTCACCTGGGAACTCCTCGCCGAAGCGGGCTTCAAGTACGACACCACGCTGGGGTACAACGACGTGCTCGGATGCAGGAATGGCATGTGCCACCCATTCAAGCCCTTCAGCCTGAAAACCGGGAAAGAGATCGACCTGGTGGAGATCCCCCTCATCATCATGGACGGCACTCTATTCGGCGCCTCGGAGTCCTTTTCGGAAGCCTGGGAGCTGGCAAAGCGGATCATCGATGATGTCGAGCGGTATAACGGAGTCGTCACAGTCCTCTGGCACAACAACGTCTTCAGCTCCGCCTTCCGGGAGACGTGGAAAAAGATATATATAAATATATTAAAATATAGTAGTGGTAAAAACGCCTGGATCACAAGCGGTGAAGAGATCTGGAAATGGAGTTGCAGGAATGACCATTGCACTGATAGACAATAA
- a CDS encoding DUF354 domain-containing protein codes for MKIAVDINHPAHVHYFRHFIREMKNRGHEVMITASEKEISYQLLNEYGLEYKKLGTYGISLLDKVKNILILDFKLLQAVKDFRPDVFFGFGSIRNAHVSFLLGKPCVAFDDSEPSPIEHLLYVPFTNAIVTPDCFKKDFGRKHVRYNGYTELAYLHPKYFTPDPEVLKKMGLKPGEKYVVMRFVAWKAGHDFGKGGFSDEARIRAVREMEKHARVFITSELPLPAELEKYRIKISPVNIHSVLYYAQMLIGDSQTMTTEAALLGTPAIRCNTFVGEHDMGNFLELEKKYGLIFNYDNPGQGIDKAVELISRPDLKAEWKRKLDVLLADKIDVTQFMVDFIERYPASLKKATLAVEKKVPA; via the coding sequence ATGAAGATCGCAGTCGACATCAACCACCCGGCCCACGTCCACTACTTCAGGCATTTCATCCGGGAGATGAAGAACAGGGGCCACGAGGTCATGATTACCGCCAGCGAGAAGGAGATTTCCTACCAGCTCCTGAACGAGTACGGGCTGGAATACAAGAAACTAGGCACATATGGTATTTCGTTACTGGACAAGGTCAAGAACATCCTCATCCTGGACTTCAAGCTGCTGCAGGCAGTCAAAGACTTCAGACCCGACGTCTTCTTCGGCTTCGGATCCATCCGCAATGCCCATGTCTCCTTCCTCCTCGGCAAGCCATGCGTGGCGTTCGACGACAGCGAGCCGTCTCCGATTGAACACCTGCTGTACGTTCCCTTCACTAATGCCATAGTGACCCCGGATTGCTTCAAGAAGGACTTCGGCAGGAAGCACGTCCGCTACAACGGTTACACTGAGCTGGCATACCTGCACCCGAAGTACTTCACCCCCGATCCTGAGGTTCTCAAAAAGATGGGCCTCAAACCCGGGGAGAAGTACGTGGTCATGCGATTCGTAGCCTGGAAAGCCGGCCATGACTTCGGCAAAGGCGGCTTCAGCGACGAGGCCAGGATCCGGGCTGTACGGGAGATGGAGAAGCACGCCCGGGTGTTCATCACCTCAGAGCTGCCCCTGCCGGCCGAGCTGGAAAAGTACCGGATCAAGATCTCGCCCGTCAACATTCACAGCGTCCTGTATTATGCGCAGATGCTGATCGGCGACTCGCAGACGATGACCACTGAGGCAGCCCTGCTGGGCACCCCGGCGATCAGGTGCAACACCTTCGTAGGCGAGCACGACATGGGCAACTTCCTCGAGCTGGAGAAGAAGTACGGCCTCATCTTCAACTACGATAACCCCGGCCAGGGCATCGATAAAGCTGTGGAGCTGATCAGCCGGCCTGATCTGAAAGCGGAGTGGAAGCGAAAGCTGGACGTGCTGCTCGCGGACAAGATCGACGTGACCCAGTTTATGGTCGACTTCATCGAGCGCTACCCCGCAAGCCTGAAAAAAGCTACTCTGGCCGTCGAAAAGAAGGTGCCGGCATGA
- a CDS encoding DUF362 domain-containing protein has protein sequence MKVAITRNEQAGYCKQPPFHPPEKYPEYPFGDLCSDNPCYGEVRDVLYRLGLDKEHFGTPEWNPLGEVIRPGDRVFLKPNMVSHRNNAGSVEAIITQGSVIRAVLDYVFIALQGKGSIGIGDAPFFDTDFPEVVRLTGLQEVVDYYRDVAGMHIDLLDLRQEKGQVRFGALKKEPLPGDPKGYAAVDLKGDSAHAEIIGQCDRFRLGYYDKNELVKHHNRDRNEYPIAGSILQADVIINLPKLKTHGKAGITCALKNLVGINVFKGWLPHHRAGSAERGGDDYERSDFRQDLMGRLKDEIPSQSTVLTMIPLRAACGVLFFSKYLVPFRADGPGGSWHGNDTIPRTISDLNRIIFYADKNGVMQKTPQRRMFILVDGITGGEKEGPMRNTAKPCGVLIAGTNPVAVDLISSMVMGFDYRKIPTFKYAMNAGKYPIFTGAPEDIRIFAEGCLTPLDVYHVHNCHFVPADGWQNYVEYRPEGKIDSTPLQTVAAR, from the coding sequence ATGAAAGTCGCCATCACCAGAAACGAGCAGGCAGGCTACTGTAAACAGCCTCCGTTCCACCCGCCGGAAAAGTATCCCGAATACCCCTTCGGGGACTTGTGCTCTGATAACCCCTGTTATGGAGAGGTCAGGGACGTCCTGTACCGGCTCGGCCTGGACAAAGAGCACTTCGGCACCCCGGAGTGGAACCCCCTGGGCGAAGTGATCAGGCCGGGCGACCGGGTGTTCCTCAAGCCCAACATGGTCAGCCACAGGAATAACGCGGGCAGCGTCGAGGCCATCATCACCCAGGGCTCCGTCATCCGGGCCGTCCTCGACTACGTTTTCATCGCCCTCCAGGGCAAGGGCAGCATCGGCATAGGCGACGCTCCCTTCTTCGACACCGACTTCCCGGAGGTAGTGAGACTCACCGGCCTGCAGGAGGTCGTGGACTACTACCGGGACGTCGCAGGCATGCACATCGATCTGCTGGACCTGCGGCAGGAGAAAGGCCAGGTCCGGTTCGGGGCGCTGAAAAAAGAGCCCCTGCCCGGCGATCCTAAAGGATACGCGGCAGTCGACCTGAAAGGCGACTCCGCCCACGCCGAGATCATCGGCCAGTGCGACCGGTTCAGGCTGGGCTACTACGACAAGAACGAGCTGGTGAAACACCACAACCGGGATCGGAACGAGTACCCGATCGCCGGCAGCATCCTCCAGGCAGACGTGATTATCAACCTCCCCAAACTAAAGACCCACGGGAAAGCAGGGATCACCTGCGCGCTGAAGAACCTGGTCGGCATCAACGTCTTCAAAGGCTGGCTGCCCCACCACCGGGCAGGCTCAGCCGAAAGAGGCGGCGACGACTACGAGCGCAGCGACTTCCGCCAGGATCTCATGGGACGGCTCAAGGACGAGATCCCCAGCCAGAGCACCGTCCTGACCATGATCCCCCTCAGAGCAGCCTGCGGTGTCCTGTTCTTCTCAAAATACCTCGTCCCCTTCAGGGCGGACGGCCCCGGAGGAAGCTGGCACGGCAACGATACCATCCCCAGGACGATCTCCGACCTCAACCGGATCATCTTCTACGCCGACAAGAACGGCGTCATGCAGAAGACCCCCCAGCGCCGGATGTTCATACTGGTGGACGGCATCACCGGAGGCGAAAAAGAAGGCCCCATGCGAAACACCGCCAAACCCTGCGGCGTCCTCATCGCCGGCACCAACCCGGTGGCAGTAGACCTCATCTCCAGCATGGTCATGGGCTTCGACTACAGGAAGATCCCCACCTTCAAGTACGCCATGAACGCGGGCAAATACCCCATCTTCACCGGCGCACCCGAAGACATCAGGATCTTCGCCGAAGGCTGTCTCACCCCCTTAGACGTTTACCACGTCCACAACTGTCACTTCGTGCCAGCCGACGGCTGGCAGAACTATGTGGAATACAGGCCTGAGGGGAAAATTGACAGCACCCCGCTCCAGACTGTCGCCGCCCGGTGA
- a CDS encoding oligosaccharide flippase family protein — translation MALADVNLAGFVRKGLNIQLYKNSFFIITTRFLTVVTGFVFWLVAARLYSIENVGLATALFSAATLILQFSTFGLENSIMRFFGSHDKNKVINTSLIVTTVSAFIFGLVYIMIAGIVSPDLGFIQEPLYGTIFLFFVIISSVVMVTGSAFVGLRKAEYALSQNIVLMSRIVFLVPLFFLGAIGILSAIGIAYVLVCILVFYQMRKFVRFAWDVDYGFLQKYKSFFSGNYISNMLYNATYSITPILVLNILGEVAAAKYYIAFTIGCFFFQIPYSVGTSLLVEGSHGESLRKNAFRALGIIYAILIPANIFIYFFGSSVLALFGAQYVESTDLLRIIAFSSFFFAIYALMIPIQNVRMKVRSVLTLNVVLFVLFAGLSCIFLIYFGVVGVGYAMLTTYLIMALIVLGIIKMEGWL, via the coding sequence ATGGCACTAGCTGACGTGAATTTGGCGGGGTTTGTCAGGAAAGGCCTGAACATCCAGCTTTATAAAAACTCATTCTTCATCATCACAACCAGATTCCTGACAGTCGTCACCGGGTTCGTCTTCTGGCTGGTCGCAGCCAGGCTCTACTCCATAGAAAACGTAGGCCTGGCGACAGCCCTGTTCTCGGCCGCCACGCTGATCCTGCAGTTCTCCACTTTCGGCCTGGAAAACTCCATCATGCGGTTCTTCGGATCCCACGACAAGAACAAGGTCATCAACACCAGCCTGATCGTGACCACCGTCTCCGCCTTCATCTTCGGGCTCGTCTACATTATGATAGCAGGCATCGTATCCCCTGACCTGGGATTCATCCAGGAGCCGCTGTACGGTACTATCTTCCTGTTCTTCGTGATCATCAGCTCAGTCGTGATGGTGACAGGCAGCGCGTTCGTAGGCCTGAGAAAGGCCGAGTACGCTCTTTCCCAGAACATCGTGCTCATGTCCAGGATAGTGTTCCTGGTACCCCTGTTCTTCCTGGGCGCGATCGGCATCCTGTCTGCCATAGGAATTGCCTACGTGCTGGTCTGTATCCTGGTATTTTACCAGATGAGAAAGTTTGTCCGGTTCGCGTGGGACGTGGACTACGGGTTCCTCCAGAAGTACAAGAGTTTCTTTTCCGGGAACTACATCTCCAACATGCTCTACAACGCCACGTACTCTATAACGCCTATCCTGGTCCTGAACATCCTCGGCGAGGTGGCCGCGGCCAAGTACTATATCGCGTTCACCATCGGCTGCTTCTTCTTCCAGATACCCTACTCCGTGGGCACGTCTCTGCTCGTGGAGGGCAGCCACGGGGAATCGCTGCGCAAGAATGCGTTCAGGGCGCTTGGAATCATCTACGCAATCCTGATCCCCGCTAACATCTTCATATACTTCTTCGGAAGCTCGGTACTCGCGCTATTCGGGGCGCAATACGTCGAGTCTACCGATCTGCTGAGGATCATCGCGTTCTCGAGCTTCTTCTTCGCGATCTACGCGCTGATGATACCCATCCAGAACGTGAGGATGAAAGTGAGAAGCGTGCTGACCCTGAACGTGGTACTGTTCGTACTGTTTGCAGGGCTGTCCTGCATTTTCCTGATCTACTTCGGTGTCGTAGGAGTCGGCTATGCCATGCTGACCACTTACCTGATCATGGCTTTGATCGTCCTCGGCATCATCAAAATGGAAGGTTGGTTATGA
- a CDS encoding phenylacetate--CoA ligase family protein: MNFYPTYRRLLKNQWKSYEEHKAEQEQQLVNIINFAYRNVPFYRRLFSMHGLKPEDVRTLEDLEKLPIITKEMINENWEAFKPVQLNRIKYTTAATGGTSGTPLNYRLSNFDRFLSGAILYRGWGYGGYKLGDRMVFLAGSSLDVGLKPGLVTRAHEVARNLKKLSSFDMGDKEMREYARVINSFKPKFLRGYASSLSTFATWLELNDVKVNPPEGIFTTSEKLYPAMRKKIAEVFDCQVFDTYGLSDGGVTAFECPEHSGLHIDTERSIMEVVDGTGAQITKGEGRIVATSLYNYAMPFIRYDTTDDGYLTDEMCGCGRGYKLLKEVKGRSTDILLTPEGKHVHGWFFLYIFWEQKGIKEYQVVQESLDRIVIKLVPDKSFKERQLEEIREIVRQRSEGWTVEFQIVDHIERTTSGKFKFIVSHIDDKLTA; the protein is encoded by the coding sequence ATGAATTTCTATCCGACCTACAGGCGACTGCTGAAGAACCAGTGGAAAAGCTACGAAGAGCACAAGGCAGAGCAGGAGCAGCAACTGGTCAACATCATTAACTTCGCTTACCGTAACGTGCCCTTTTATCGCCGGCTGTTCTCCATGCACGGCCTGAAGCCGGAAGATGTCAGGACCCTGGAAGACCTGGAAAAGCTCCCCATCATCACCAAGGAAATGATCAACGAGAACTGGGAAGCTTTCAAGCCCGTACAGCTGAACCGGATCAAGTACACGACGGCGGCCACCGGCGGCACTAGCGGCACGCCGCTCAACTACCGGCTGTCGAACTTCGACCGGTTCCTGAGCGGAGCGATCCTGTACAGGGGCTGGGGGTATGGCGGCTACAAGCTGGGAGACCGGATGGTCTTCCTGGCCGGCTCCTCCCTCGACGTCGGGCTGAAGCCCGGCCTGGTCACCCGGGCCCACGAAGTTGCCCGCAATCTCAAAAAGCTCTCGTCCTTCGACATGGGCGACAAAGAGATGCGGGAATACGCCCGGGTAATCAACTCCTTCAAGCCCAAATTCCTGAGGGGGTATGCCTCTTCTCTGTCCACGTTCGCCACATGGCTGGAGCTGAACGACGTCAAAGTAAACCCTCCAGAGGGGATATTTACCACCTCTGAAAAGCTCTACCCCGCCATGCGGAAGAAGATCGCCGAAGTCTTCGACTGCCAGGTCTTCGACACCTACGGCCTGAGCGACGGAGGCGTTACTGCCTTCGAGTGCCCGGAACACTCCGGCCTGCACATCGACACGGAGCGCAGCATCATGGAGGTCGTTGACGGCACAGGCGCACAGATCACCAAAGGCGAGGGCAGGATCGTGGCGACCAGTCTGTATAACTACGCCATGCCCTTCATCCGGTACGATACTACTGACGACGGCTACCTCACAGACGAAATGTGCGGCTGTGGCAGGGGCTACAAGCTGCTGAAAGAGGTCAAAGGCAGGAGCACGGACATCCTGCTGACCCCCGAAGGAAAGCACGTCCACGGGTGGTTCTTCCTCTACATCTTCTGGGAGCAGAAAGGCATCAAGGAATATCAGGTAGTCCAGGAAAGCCTCGACAGAATCGTCATCAAGCTGGTGCCGGACAAATCCTTCAAGGAGCGCCAGCTCGAGGAGATCCGGGAGATCGTGAGACAGCGCAGCGAAGGCTGGACCGTGGAGTTCCAGATCGTCGACCACATCGAGCGGACGACATCCGGGAAGTTCAAGTTTATCGTCAGCCACATCGACGACAAGCTGACCGCCTGA
- the wecB gene encoding non-hydrolyzing UDP-N-acetylglucosamine 2-epimerase, with amino-acid sequence MKVLTVVGARPNFIKMAPVSRELQKSMTEVIVHTGQHYDYELDKIFFDELQIPAPEYHLGVGSGSHGYQTGEMLKKIDGIIAHEKPDIVLVYGDTNSTFAGALGAAKMHVPVAHIEAGLRSFDRRMPEEINRVLTDHISDLLFCPTQAAVRHLAAEGITEGVHLTGDVSVDAMKAVAEIAEKRTDVLADNGLSKKGYSLATVHRAENTDSYLNLSNIVDAFSEIGDVVLPVHPRTEKYLKKFNLWDQLADHVKIIRPVGYLDMITLEKNARMILTDSGGVQKEAYILNIPCITLRENTEWVETVADGWNVLVGSDKDRIVGMYRDFRPASSPKNVFGDGNARTRIREIIEEYSA; translated from the coding sequence ATGAAGGTCCTTACAGTAGTCGGGGCCCGGCCGAACTTTATCAAGATGGCCCCGGTATCCAGAGAGCTGCAGAAGAGCATGACAGAGGTCATCGTTCATACCGGCCAGCACTACGATTACGAGCTGGACAAGATCTTCTTCGACGAGCTCCAGATCCCTGCCCCCGAATACCACCTCGGCGTCGGCTCCGGCTCCCACGGCTACCAGACAGGGGAGATGCTCAAGAAGATCGACGGTATCATCGCTCACGAAAAGCCGGACATCGTGCTGGTATACGGCGATACGAACAGCACTTTCGCAGGTGCGCTGGGCGCCGCCAAGATGCACGTGCCCGTGGCCCACATCGAGGCAGGGCTCCGGAGCTTCGACCGGCGGATGCCGGAGGAGATCAACCGGGTGCTCACCGATCACATCTCCGACTTACTGTTCTGCCCTACGCAGGCGGCAGTAAGGCACCTGGCGGCGGAAGGTATCACTGAAGGAGTGCACCTGACGGGGGATGTCAGCGTTGACGCGATGAAGGCGGTGGCGGAGATCGCCGAAAAGCGGACCGACGTGCTGGCCGATAACGGCCTCAGCAAGAAAGGCTACAGCCTCGCCACGGTTCACAGGGCGGAAAACACCGACAGCTACCTGAACCTCAGCAACATCGTGGACGCGTTCTCGGAGATCGGCGACGTAGTCCTCCCCGTGCACCCCCGCACGGAGAAGTACCTCAAAAAGTTCAACCTCTGGGACCAGCTGGCCGACCACGTGAAAATCATCCGGCCGGTAGGCTACCTCGACATGATCACGCTTGAGAAAAACGCCCGCATGATCCTGACCGATTCCGGAGGGGTCCAGAAAGAAGCCTACATCCTGAACATCCCCTGCATCACCCTGCGGGAAAACACAGAGTGGGTGGAGACCGTCGCAGACGGGTGGAACGTGCTGGTGGGCAGCGACAAAGACCGGATAGTCGGAATGTACCGGGACTTCCGCCCGGCCTCAAGCCCGAAAAACGTCTTCGGTGATGGCAACGCCCGGACGAGGATCAGGGAAATCATCGAGGAGTATTCTGCTTAG
- the hisH gene encoding imidazole glycerol phosphate synthase subunit HisH, which produces MIVIVDYGMGNLRSILNKFERMEVEAKISSDPAEIERADKLVLPGVGAFDAAMQNLRQRGLIPVLEKKVLREKTPIMGICLGMQLFTKHSEEGNVAGLGWIDARTVRFRLNGSGLRVPHMGWNSITVDRDWQAMNGLETGSRFYFVHSYHVCCNDPADRLATTNYGIDFTSMVQRDNILGVQFHPERSHRYGAQLLENFVRW; this is translated from the coding sequence ATGATCGTCATCGTGGACTACGGGATGGGCAACCTCCGCTCCATACTCAACAAGTTTGAGCGCATGGAGGTGGAGGCGAAAATCTCCTCCGATCCCGCGGAGATCGAGCGGGCGGATAAGCTGGTGCTGCCTGGCGTGGGGGCTTTTGACGCCGCCATGCAGAACCTCCGCCAGCGGGGCCTGATCCCTGTGCTGGAGAAGAAAGTGCTGCGGGAGAAGACTCCCATCATGGGCATCTGCCTCGGCATGCAGCTCTTCACGAAGCACAGCGAGGAGGGCAACGTAGCCGGCCTCGGCTGGATCGACGCCCGGACCGTCAGGTTCCGCCTCAACGGCAGCGGCCTTCGCGTGCCCCACATGGGCTGGAACTCGATCACCGTAGACCGGGACTGGCAGGCGATGAATGGCCTGGAAACAGGCTCCCGGTTCTACTTCGTCCACTCGTACCACGTATGCTGCAACGATCCGGCTGACAGGCTGGCAACCACGAATTACGGAATTGACTTTACATCGATGGTGCAGCGCGACAATATCCTCGGCGTCCAGTTCCATCCGGAGCGGAGCCACAGGTATGGCGCCCAGCTGCTTGAAAACTTCGTGAGATGGTAA